A single window of Jiangella alkaliphila DNA harbors:
- a CDS encoding nuclear transport factor 2 family protein yields the protein MSTPDPHAFARDWLAAWNAHDVEAVLRHFHDDVVFTSPVAARVLPESGGVLRGKDELRRYWTEGLRLIPDLRFTVEAVYAGVTAIVITYRNQQDVLVNEVLIFDGDRVREGHGTYPGDDPNPAGARD from the coding sequence ATGTCGACACCCGACCCGCATGCCTTCGCCCGCGACTGGCTCGCCGCCTGGAACGCCCACGACGTCGAGGCGGTGCTCAGGCACTTCCACGACGACGTCGTGTTCACGTCGCCGGTGGCCGCGCGGGTGCTGCCGGAGTCGGGCGGCGTGCTGCGCGGCAAGGACGAGCTGCGCCGGTACTGGACCGAGGGTCTGCGGCTCATCCCGGATCTGCGGTTCACCGTCGAGGCCGTCTACGCGGGCGTCACCGCCATCGTCATCACCTACCGGAACCAGCAGGACGTGCTGGTGAACGAGGTGCTGATCTTCGACGGCGACCGCGTGCGCGAGGGCCACGGCACCTATCCGGGCGACGACCCGAACCCGGCCGGCGCGCGCGACTGA
- a CDS encoding siderophore-interacting protein has protein sequence MTTATTERAVRRAADVPAWRPFRVTVARVQQLTPCFLRITFTGGDLDEFGHDGPDQRIKLYLPRAGQDLPDAPAGDWFAQYRAMDPEVRGTLRTYTIRAVRPAQREVDVDFALHGDAGPASAWAVAATVGQEVALIGPNRLYGADCQGHEWSPPVDVRDVLIAGDETAVPAVCGVLERLRGTLDPGVRIQVFLEVPDAADVLPLLAPDQAEITWLTRNRPDGTVAANGELLLDAVCAAEFGRGARAAALDASTVDTVDIDLEVLWEVAAAAGSSAYAWIAGEAGAVKTIRRHLVRERGIDKGAVSFMGYWRAGRSEN, from the coding sequence ATGACCACCGCGACCACCGAGCGTGCCGTCCGGCGCGCTGCCGACGTGCCGGCCTGGCGCCCGTTCCGGGTGACCGTGGCGCGCGTCCAGCAGCTCACGCCGTGCTTCCTGCGCATCACCTTCACCGGCGGCGACCTCGACGAGTTCGGTCACGACGGACCCGACCAGCGCATCAAGCTCTACCTGCCGCGCGCCGGCCAGGACCTGCCCGACGCGCCGGCCGGCGACTGGTTCGCCCAGTACCGCGCCATGGACCCGGAGGTCCGCGGCACGCTGCGCACGTACACCATCCGCGCCGTGCGCCCGGCCCAGCGCGAGGTCGACGTCGACTTCGCGCTGCACGGCGACGCCGGCCCGGCGTCGGCCTGGGCGGTCGCGGCGACGGTCGGCCAGGAGGTCGCGCTGATCGGCCCGAACCGGCTCTACGGCGCCGACTGCCAGGGCCACGAGTGGAGCCCGCCGGTCGACGTCCGCGACGTGCTCATCGCGGGCGACGAGACCGCGGTCCCGGCGGTGTGCGGTGTGCTCGAGCGGCTGAGGGGCACGCTCGATCCCGGCGTCCGGATCCAGGTGTTCCTCGAGGTCCCCGACGCCGCCGACGTGCTGCCGCTGCTGGCGCCGGACCAGGCCGAGATCACCTGGCTGACCCGCAACCGCCCCGACGGCACCGTCGCGGCCAACGGCGAACTGCTGCTCGACGCGGTGTGCGCGGCCGAGTTCGGCCGAGGCGCCCGGGCCGCCGCGCTGGACGCGAGCACCGTCGACACCGTCGACATCGACCTCGAGGTGCTGTGGGAGGTCGCCGCGGCGGCCGGCAGCAGCGCCTACGCCTGGATCGCGGGCGAGGCCGGCGCCGTCAAGACCATCCGGCGGCACCTCGTCCGTGAGCGCGGCATCGACAAGGGCGCCGTCTCCTTCATGGGCTACTGGCGCGCCGGCCGGTCCGAGAACTGA